Proteins encoded by one window of Lathyrus oleraceus cultivar Zhongwan6 chromosome 1, CAAS_Psat_ZW6_1.0, whole genome shotgun sequence:
- the LOC127102113 gene encoding uncharacterized protein LOC127102113, whose protein sequence is MEAVNNQQGCVFFLYGYDGTGKTYMWRTLASYIRSKKQIYLTVASSGIASLLLPGGRTAHSMFKIPIPTMESSTCNIDKGSDRAELLKMAKLIIWDEAPMAHRFCFEAFDKTLKDIMGRSNCSDKLFGGKVIVFGGDFRQILPVVPRGCRSDIIHSTINSSYIWDHCVVLKLTKNMRLQQAGNTSSTSELELFSNWILKVGDGKLEEPNDGYTDIPIPNDFLISNYDDPLEAIVSETYPNFLNNYKNPEFLQSRAILAGTIETVDIINQYVLGFIPGEEKEYLSSDSVDTFDGEGNEAFDVLTLEFLNTLTTSGLPNHKIKLKIGTPIMLLRNIDQPEGLCNGTRLIVTRLANHVIEAKIISGKNIGGVIYIPRMDMTPTRSPWPFKMTRRQFPITICYVMTINKSQGQSLDYVGLYLPRSVFSHGQLYVAISRVKSKKGLKILIHDKDNHPLNSTTNVVFKEVFENL, encoded by the exons ATGGAAGCAGTAAATAATCAACAAGGATGCGTATTTTTTTTGTATGGATACGATGGCACAGGGAAAACCTACATGTGGAGAACTCTAGCTTCCTACATAAGATCAAAGAAACAAATTTATTTAACTGTTGCTTCATCGGGCATAGCTTCACTACTACTTCCAGGAGGTCGAACGGCTCATTCAATGTTCAAGATTCCAATACCTACAATGGAGTCTTCTACATGTAATATCGACAAAGGTAGTGATCGTGCAGAGCTACTAAAAATGGCAAAGTTGATAATTTGGGATGAAGCTCCAATGGCACACAGATTTTGTTTTGAAGCGTttgataaaacccttaaagaCATAATGGGGCGTTCCAATTGTTCTGACAAATTATTCGGAGGGAAAGTAATTGTATTTGGTGGAGATTTTCGGCAAATATTACCAGTTGTACCAAGGGGTTGCCGTTCAGATATAATACATTCTACAATAAATTCATCATACATCTGGGATCATTGTGTTGTGCTGAAGCTTACAAAGAACATGCGACTCCAACAAGCCGGCAATACTTCAAGTACATCTGAATTAGAATTGTTTTCTAATTGGATATTAAAAGTTGGCGATGGGAAATTGGAAGAACCTAACGATGGTTACACGGATATTCCTATTCCAAATGATTTCTTAATTTCTAACTATGATGATCCACTAGAAGCCATTGTTAGTGAAACATATCCGAATTTTCTTAACAATTATAAGAATCCAGAATTTTTGCAATCAAGAGCTATATTGGCAGGAACAATTGAAACGGTTGACATCATAAATCAATACGTTTTGGGATTCATACCAG GTGAAGAAAAGGAATATTTAAGTTCAGATTCTGTAGACACTTTTGACGGTGAAGGAAATGAAGCTTTTGATGTTTTGACcctggaatttttgaatacaCTTACAACTTCCGGTCTACCTAACCACAAGATTAAATTGAAGATTGGGACCCCTATTATGTTGCTTCGAAACATTGATCAACCTGAAGGTCTCTGCAATGGAACAAGGCTTATAGTTACAAGATTGGCAAACCACGTTATCGAGGCAAAGATTATATCTGGAAAGAATATTGGAGGGGTTATTTATATTCCAAGAATGGATATGACTCCAACACGATCTCCGTGGCCATTCAAAATGACTAGAAGGCAATTTCCCATAACTATATGTTATGTTATGACAATTAACAAATCTCAAGGTCAGTCATTGGATTATGTTGGATTGTATTTGCCTAGAAGTGTATTTAGTCATGGTCAACTATATGTTGCAATATCAAGGGTCAAAAGCAAAAAAGGGCTTAAGATATTAATCCATGACAAGGATAACCATCCATTGAATTCTACAACAAACGTCGTGttcaaagaagtttttgaaaacttATAG